One genomic window of Candidatus Neomarinimicrobiota bacterium includes the following:
- a CDS encoding phosphodiester glycosidase family protein translates to MKRLMTLVGIIGLLTTLNGQVRFETHETTQFGPGMVYKRIVAPKVPWSLDVVEIDLTHPAVSVETAKANDQINGYETTSSMAARKSYEGHQVLAAVNGDFYGSGGIPINPQVAEGQIVRAHTTPRSNLAVTENNKPFISIIQFSGSVIKDTLTNPVHRANDIRYTDELVFYNSFYGSNTGTNEWGTEIRVELAEGSRWAVNDTLTVIAREKRMNVGSMAIPKGEGVLSGHGTSKTWLENYVSVGDTLQLILNMTPGLPNVTALMGAYPRIVKNGQNYAVQGYTEEGGPSHAPDRHPRTAGGFSEDSTKFFLVTVDGRSSHSIGMNLTQLADFLIQELGVYQAVNFDGGGSTTMIVRNEVKNTPSDGGERSVANAVLVVSSADKDTVLNTIQISPDYLRLFKGNVKALKTTGWSRHFDPLALNPEKLIYQVDERLGSINENFQFIAEGVADSGYIYVNYEGFKDSAFIYLKKIDLIRLAPDQVVTDNTRPLTLTIQAVDEDGITQDIPPTDYIFTSLNPEIGSVDSTGVFRGLAEGFCQVTARYGTLADTVTIEVQIGSGRLILDELSSVGGWTLDGLLINKESCQISFDSTRGISGDGCMRVDYAFTASNTERSYLYLKKSIPIYAVPKAIEADFKSDGYRHRIYFVVSDDNGEYFRTYVPGDQKDSTQFVTVQGLTENFGPLEAGFAFNYPIQFEEIRIRLGISEGIGVVNSGSLYFDDLRILYPDYVHTIPLDEKNMPETLTLSQNYPNPFNPVTHIRYTLPEKGHVSLILYDIRGHEIARLIDSEQGAGNYEYELDTSVLNKPLSSGIYIYRLTNGNRQISRKLLLLK, encoded by the coding sequence ATGAAAAGATTGATGACTTTGGTGGGAATTATAGGTTTACTGACAACACTGAACGGACAAGTTCGATTTGAAACCCATGAAACGACACAATTCGGGCCTGGAATGGTGTATAAACGCATCGTCGCCCCGAAAGTCCCCTGGAGTCTGGATGTAGTTGAAATAGATCTGACCCATCCGGCTGTATCCGTAGAGACAGCCAAAGCCAATGATCAAATCAACGGATATGAAACAACCAGCTCCATGGCAGCGCGGAAAAGTTATGAGGGTCATCAGGTTTTGGCTGCTGTCAATGGGGACTTCTACGGTTCAGGGGGGATTCCCATTAATCCTCAGGTCGCTGAAGGACAAATTGTCCGCGCTCACACAACCCCCCGAAGCAATCTTGCCGTCACAGAAAACAATAAACCGTTTATCAGCATTATTCAATTCTCCGGGAGCGTCATAAAAGACACCCTGACCAATCCGGTCCACAGAGCGAACGATATCCGCTATACCGATGAACTGGTTTTTTATAACAGCTTTTACGGCTCCAACACAGGCACCAATGAATGGGGAACGGAAATCCGGGTTGAACTGGCGGAAGGTTCCCGCTGGGCTGTCAACGATACCCTGACTGTCATTGCCCGTGAAAAACGCATGAATGTGGGAAGTATGGCCATTCCGAAAGGAGAAGGCGTATTGTCCGGCCACGGCACATCCAAAACCTGGCTGGAAAATTATGTGTCGGTGGGTGATACGCTTCAACTGATCCTGAATATGACACCCGGTCTGCCCAACGTTACCGCCCTCATGGGGGCCTATCCCCGAATTGTGAAAAACGGACAAAATTATGCCGTACAGGGTTATACAGAAGAGGGAGGTCCCAGTCATGCACCGGACCGGCATCCCCGGACAGCCGGCGGATTTTCGGAAGACAGTACAAAATTTTTTCTGGTGACTGTCGATGGACGGTCTTCTCACAGCATCGGAATGAATCTGACACAACTGGCGGATTTTTTGATTCAGGAACTGGGAGTTTATCAGGCGGTAAATTTCGACGGCGGGGGCTCAACCACCATGATTGTGCGGAATGAAGTTAAAAACACACCTTCCGACGGAGGGGAACGGTCTGTTGCCAATGCCGTGCTCGTTGTGTCATCTGCCGATAAGGATACAGTGTTGAATACGATTCAAATAAGCCCCGATTATCTGCGCCTTTTTAAAGGCAATGTGAAAGCCCTGAAAACCACGGGCTGGAGCAGACACTTTGATCCGTTGGCACTAAACCCTGAAAAACTGATATATCAGGTCGATGAACGCCTGGGTTCAATCAATGAAAACTTCCAGTTTATTGCAGAAGGTGTCGCGGACAGCGGATACATTTATGTGAATTATGAAGGGTTCAAAGATTCGGCTTTTATCTATCTGAAAAAAATCGATTTGATCCGTTTGGCACCGGACCAGGTTGTAACCGACAACACCCGTCCCCTTACCCTGACCATACAGGCAGTGGACGAAGATGGCATAACACAGGATATCCCACCCACGGACTATATTTTTACGTCTCTGAATCCGGAAATCGGATCGGTGGATTCCACAGGTGTTTTCAGGGGACTCGCTGAAGGCTTCTGCCAGGTTACAGCACGTTACGGAACGCTTGCAGATACTGTCACCATAGAGGTTCAGATCGGATCCGGCCGGCTTATCCTGGACGAATTATCATCCGTAGGCGGATGGACCTTAGACGGGCTGTTAATCAACAAAGAAAGTTGTCAAATATCATTCGACAGCACCCGGGGAATTTCAGGAGACGGATGTATGAGAGTGGACTATGCCTTCACTGCGTCGAATACCGAGCGTAGTTACCTGTATCTGAAAAAATCCATTCCCATTTATGCCGTACCCAAAGCCATTGAAGCCGATTTCAAATCCGACGGTTATCGCCACCGCATCTATTTTGTCGTCAGTGACGACAACGGTGAATACTTCCGAACTTACGTCCCCGGCGATCAGAAGGATTCAACCCAATTTGTCACCGTTCAGGGACTTACAGAAAATTTCGGTCCCCTCGAAGCAGGATTTGCTTTCAACTACCCCATACAATTCGAAGAAATTCGTATCCGGCTGGGTATCAGCGAAGGAATTGGCGTGGTAAATTCCGGTTCCCTCTATTTTGATGACCTGAGAATTTTATACCCGGATTACGTCCACACAATCCCCCTTGATGAGAAAAACATGCCTGAGACCTTAACTCTTTCACAAAATTATCCCAACCCTTTTAACCCGGTTACACATATCCGCTACACTCTTCCGGAAAAGGGGCATGTCTCACTCATCCTCTATGATATTCGCGGTCATGAAATTGCCAGACTCATAGACAGTGAACAAGGTGCCGGCAATTATGAGTATGAACTGGATACGTCTGTTTTAAATAAACCCTTGTCGTC
- the nadC gene encoding carboxylating nicotinate-nucleotide diphosphorylase, translating to MMNMFMETSSLESMIGDALAEDIQDGDITCEALDIHHAAEAHIVSKQHGILSGINVARKVFQFLDPDLSVICLKEDGDTLHSGEKVLTLKGSASSILSAERTALNFMGHLSGIATLTRAFVREISHTKCRILDTRKTTPLFRSLEKYAVTCGGGNNHRGGLWDMILIKENHIRATGDLEIALKKALAWNQKRPNPVKTEIEVTHLEEFQKACAYPVDMIMLDHFSLEDMKEAVRMCPASIALEASGNVTLKTVRAIAETGVHFISSGSLTHSAPQFDFSLLFDE from the coding sequence ATGATGAATATGTTCATGGAAACTTCTTCTCTGGAATCGATGATCGGTGATGCACTGGCAGAGGATATTCAGGACGGTGACATCACATGTGAGGCACTGGATATTCATCATGCGGCTGAAGCACACATTGTGTCTAAACAACATGGGATTTTATCCGGTATTAACGTTGCCCGCAAGGTCTTTCAATTTTTGGACCCCGACCTTTCGGTCATTTGTCTGAAAGAGGACGGGGACACCCTTCATTCCGGAGAGAAGGTCCTGACGTTAAAAGGCTCCGCGTCCTCAATTCTTTCGGCCGAACGGACTGCTTTGAATTTTATGGGTCACCTTTCCGGCATTGCCACTCTCACCCGTGCCTTTGTCCGGGAAATTTCACATACAAAGTGCCGTATATTAGACACCCGAAAAACAACACCCCTGTTCCGGTCCCTGGAGAAATATGCCGTGACCTGCGGCGGGGGAAATAACCACCGGGGCGGACTGTGGGACATGATTCTGATCAAAGAAAACCATATCCGGGCAACAGGTGATCTTGAAATCGCCCTGAAAAAAGCTCTGGCATGGAATCAGAAAAGACCCAATCCTGTCAAAACAGAAATTGAGGTGACACACCTTGAAGAGTTTCAGAAAGCCTGCGCTTATCCCGTCGATATGATCATGCTGGATCATTTTTCCCTTGAGGACATGAAGGAAGCCGTCCGTATGTGTCCGGCTTCCATCGCCCTTGAAGCCTCCGGAAATGTAACCCTGAAAACAGTCCGGGCCATTGCGGAAACAGGTGTCCACTTTATTTCATCCGGTTCTCTCACCCATTCGGCACCCCAGTTTGATTTTAGCTTGTTATTTGATGAATAA